The Halobacterium sp. CBA1132 genome has a segment encoding these proteins:
- a CDS encoding HVO_2753 family zinc finger protein: MSESETEAKRARKCVSCGINISGTTAAAFKCPDCGQQIYRCAKCRKQSNLYECPDCGFRGP, translated from the coding sequence ATGAGCGAATCCGAAACCGAAGCCAAACGCGCGCGAAAGTGCGTGTCCTGTGGCATCAACATCTCGGGCACCACCGCCGCCGCGTTCAAATGTCCGGACTGCGGCCAGCAGATTTACCGCTGCGCGAAGTGCCGCAAGCAGAGCAACCTCTACGAGTGCCCCGACTGCGGGTTCCGGGGGCCGTAA
- a CDS encoding DUF2391 family protein, which translates to MSAPPEGDRKGFSDLFDELEDLDDHVEDDEARAQLREVKEMATDMQPEGTFGRVIYGFDANDLAEAFLGSLLFGIPMAVEGGTNEAGVFLAGHPSLLAGSVAATVVIVYGLLYVAQFQDVRVANRILGLVPRRLVGVLGASTVTATLLLTAWGRISWTDPTLAASTVVVALLPMAIGAALGDILPGS; encoded by the coding sequence TTCGACGAACTCGAAGACTTAGACGACCACGTCGAGGACGACGAAGCCCGCGCACAGCTCCGCGAAGTGAAAGAGATGGCGACCGACATGCAGCCCGAGGGCACGTTCGGCCGCGTCATCTACGGCTTCGACGCCAACGACCTCGCGGAAGCGTTCCTGGGGAGTCTCCTGTTCGGCATCCCGATGGCCGTCGAAGGCGGTACCAACGAAGCTGGCGTATTCCTCGCCGGCCACCCCTCCCTGCTCGCCGGTAGTGTCGCTGCCACAGTCGTCATCGTCTACGGCCTGCTGTACGTCGCGCAGTTTCAGGACGTCCGCGTCGCGAACCGGATTCTCGGCCTCGTCCCGCGGCGCCTCGTCGGCGTGCTCGGCGCGTCCACGGTCACCGCGACGCTGCTGTTGACCGCGTGGGGCCGCATCTCGTGGACGGATCCGACGCTCGCCGCATCCACCGTCGTCGTCGCCCTCCTGCCGATGGCCATCGGCGCCGCGCTCGGTGACATCCTGCCGGGGAGCTAG